Within Citrus sinensis cultivar Valencia sweet orange chromosome 1, DVS_A1.0, whole genome shotgun sequence, the genomic segment ataataattaataactaaaataaatattttttatttttattttgttatctctaTGTAgttagtagtagtaataataataataataataataataataataataataatctctttaaagttTAAAGTTACCGGTTTTATTTCTTagttaataaagataattatcaGTTTTTGTAATACATATGAAAATACATTGTGAAgttgtattaaaaataaaagtgattctcaaaattaaattttaaaaaaacaactcATTCCCTTTTCTCAAATCTActgtaaaatgaaataattttgctaaaaataattttttaaaaaaaattgatcactaaaataacttttaactttttaaaaatcacttttgtaCCACTTAAAAACAATGTCAAACCAGTCCTTGGTGTTGTATGTTTTCCTTTTAAGGGTCAAAAAgctatttttcaattaatcttGAGTAATAGCATGAATATTTACCACCCGTctcataatattaatatttttgtcctCTAAAAGTAACGTTTAACACAAAATCTTGAACCTCTAAAGTCTTATTGGTGATTgaagttttgtaatttttaaattgcaactgcagtggaaaaaaaaaactacaaatataaaataaaaattaataatatataataaatataagttttaaataataattttaataaaattataaaatatataataaattttctgtCATACAATtgaataatcatattaatataacttTCAAACTTCAACAGTTAGTATTTACCAAATGTTTGAGTATCCAACCTTAATCTCAAAAGCACTCTAAATATAATCTCTATGGTTGACATTCTTCCATGAATACATCGCCAGCAATCTACATGCCGGGCTAGCTGTTTGTTCTTTGAAAAGAAACTACCAAACATAGGGCACCAGTCACAGTTTAATAATCAACCGGGACATACATTTGTTACTACTTTCAGTACATAAACTACCTAATACCAAATGTAAGTTTCAATCAAACTAGAAGTTCAATCCCTTACATTGAGACAATAATCTCAACAATCCAAACAAATATATACAGTATACTTTAAAACTGAAATCAATGGCAATAACAGGAAACAGCACGTCATCCACCAGCAAGAAACTTGAGTCAACCTCTGGCGAACTTGTAGTGAAACTCATCAATAGTGGAGTAGATCAAGCCTTCATTTTCAAGAGATGCAATTGAATCCCTGATGTACAAAGTAGATAGAAGAAATTAGTACATAACTCACTTCCGTACATAACTCTCTATGTATCTACATGATAGATAATCAGATAGATacgtagagagagagagagagagagagagattacaTGATCTTCTTTTGGGGTATTTTCAGCTGCTCAGAAAGTTCATTTACGTGTACTCCCCTTTCCCGTTCACTGCAAAGAAGAACCAATTCCTGAACTCAGTAAAGTGACCTTTCTTTCCTCTTTTTGAGATAAGAAAGCTCTATGAAGTGGCATTAAGAGAAATATATACTGAGTGTAatttggaaggaaaaaaaaagatgacgAGTCATTGATCAAATCACTAGACCAGGCAGCTAAAAACTAGATGTTAGAGTAATAACAGTGCAAGCCTAGCGACAACAAAAAGGGAATAACTAAAAACGGGGTGCAATTAGAATGAATAAGAAACAAACCTAGACACAACACAGCAACACTAGCTAAAGGCACATGGTAGAATTTTGGCATATGACTGACCTGCTGGATGGTTGCTGCAGATAGTCAAGGATCATTTGGTCACAATCCTTCAGTCCGTCAACGCCAAATTGTGAAGAGAGCtgcacaaaaaaattagaactttacaaaatatatagatGTAAATGACAATGAAACGGAAACTTTCTGTGATTGTTTAACACACATTAGTTGGGGCTGTCTGATATCCACTTAAACCGGTTCGGGCAGAAGTGTTCAGTGATGAATCGACCATCTGAGGCTGAGATGAAGGAAAACCTTGTACCTTCAATTAGATTTAGAGTAATACACAatcaattcaaaacaaaatgcagAGGCATCATATATATTCATCCTAAGGATAGAATGCAAATATCGCTTTGAGGAGAATTTTTTCTCAGTTCCACTCACAAATACCTGTGACTTGGAATTTTGCAAGTGAAAGTATATGCATTCAATATAGTGGCAAGTAACCTCATCAAAGTTTGTCACTGGCCTGAAAAAACAGGAAAAACCAAGATGTCAAAGGTTATCAGATTTTACATGCTAACTACTAAATCATTTTGCCTTTGTATAGAGTGATCCAtcaattacataaaatatcatCTAGCTTGCATGAGCAAAAGAGTGATTCAGAAAAAAGGGGATCCATCACGGCAGCTAAAAGTACAGTCGCCCAGAAATGATTTCTCTTTGTTCTAGGAATCTTACAACATTTCTTTagtttcttttgtaatttaaaattatcatatctattacaaaaattGTCAGGGATATATTCTTTGCAAAAATGAGGTttccatatttaaaaataaatcaatgagAAACTTCAAGTTCCAATTTCCAGGAAAGTTAAAAACACCTCCCAGCATCAAATGACATTAAATTTCACAGAAGTATTACTGCCAAATGATTGAGGCAATTTATCAGATGACTTGAGTGTACAAGAGGTCATAAAGAAGCTGAAACACAAAGAACattgaaaacatttaaaagcaaacaaataaaagaaaatccaaaCACATAAATGATAGGTTGATTAAACAATTCCTCAACCACCACATGCAGAaagccaaatatttttatattcataCCTCACAGAGAAGGCAACAATCTGTTTTTTCCCTTGAAAGCTTTTCAAGTTCCCAATGAGACGTACGTACATTCCATCTCTATTTCCAAGatagagaaaataaagatgaaatttGGATGTTAAAGCATATCATTGcagaagataaaaataataataaaggctTGTAACATGAAGAATTTAGAGCTCACTGTATGGCCTCCATTTCCCTGGTGTCAAAAACCTCACTTGCCCTATCCAATGCATTAAAAAgtgcattaaaattaaacacacaTGATTTGAAGAGTATAAATTGATTAAGGCCAATATATTGGCATTGTCTGATCTATGTATTTACTTAAACTCCAAGAGGAAATGCagcaatttaaaattttccaactACGCAAGATAAATGTTTATTGATTAGATTCACAATTGGGAGCAAAATACTACCATCTTTTACATACAACTCTCCCGGTTCCATCGTCTAGAGTGAAATTAACATCAGAagctctttcttctttgttatACACCAGCCCAACCAATGTAACCTGAAGCAACCCAATATACAAAACAATAACATCAAGCAAATACATAAAAGACAATCCCACAATTTATCTATGATTTGATGATAGGCCTTTTCCTCAAGCACTTCCAAAATAACACACAAATTCAGTAACTGTTTTGtctaaacaaaagaaattaagggGGTGCATTGAGGATTATTACATTAGTAATCTCCAAACCATTGATCATAAAATTCGATTTATCATCACCAGAGTGGGAAGCTTCACTTATCATCTTCACTGTCACTGGTACTAACCCTTGAGAATCACGACTCTGTGCGCAAAGAAACAGTTATTGACATCAGAAAACATaccaaaagaaacaatgattaTGCTTTGGCAAgtttaaagataaataactATTAACCGCcagaaaataagtaaaattaatgAGATTTCATCAACAGAGCCCATCAGAGTAACaatcaaacaaagaaaaagaaaccctaaaataaatagtaagaTACGAAAAAACTAACTAACTAGCTACCTTtctcattattaaaattttccaagGTTCAAAACGCTAAGCGAACAGAGATAACTAATTTAGTCGAAACAAACAGAAATTATAGACGCAAAATTTGAGGGAAATGACTTACTCTTGCCGTAGAAGAAGGATAATCGGCGGACTGAGGCGGCTGAGAAGGCATGAATCCGCCGCCGGAAAATGCATTGCTGGCGTCGAATTGGCTACTCGAAAACATCTCTGAAAACCCTGGaccttaaaattaaagaattgacAGTTGCAAGTGCAAATTTGATCCTTGTAGAGCTTTTGCGCGTAGACGAGATTTATTTTAGGGTTTCCCGCCAGTGTTCCTTGCTTATTTCCCGCGTGCGAATTAGATCCTACTCTAATCAAATGTGGATCCGGATGCGGATCTTAACCGCATCGGTTTCGGTTCTTTGCGACTTGGACCGGGCGATACTGATGTTTCAGACCACCCGAGTCGGACCGGTTCGAATTCAATATTAGCAtgagaaaataatatgatTACAACTGACTATTTTCTCTacttaaatgataatttattataacaataattcAATACTTACCAAGTAATTTTACCAGAAATTATCTCAAGtacaaataaatgataatgTGTCATTCATTTatcaaatgataaatttatttattaactgaaattattatttaactatAACATTCTCTTATTAATGAATATCGCGTCACTTAAAATAGAATcatttgaagattttaatattattcttttaatgttCAACACCACGTCAATAATAATGGAATCATTTGAAAGATTAAATATTACTCttatattctattttaaagaatttctaactttgtttaaaatatagatattGGTTTTATTAAGTTTATAGGCTGTATTAAATCAATGCCTTTCACTTGTTTCTCTCTATCTAAAACTAAATCCTCTATaacacaaatttcttttctttctcaattccTTGGGGAGGGAGCTCTTATCTCTCTCCATctacaatataaataaataaaaataataattttcagtttttgatTCATGTGCTGTTAGGTGTGATGacagaattattattattttttgtttctttggtCTATCCTAATGTCCTCCTCTCAATGCATTAATGCATAGTTGCGTACCtgtaaatgataaatatattaaGGTCTATCAATATTCTAAAGTCATGTCTGCCAAAGTATAAGATGGAGGATGGTTGTGTAGGTTGAGTAATGTACTTTTTCGAGATCATAATTTGAGTAACAAGTGTTTGCTCTTAGTGTATAATATTTCATCTCAAAATTTGCGACCAAATTAACCTAATCTAATACTGTTATGCTGTATTCAAACATGTGCTTTCAgtggaaattttatttctttaatgattattttgtaggtttagttattttcttatttttcttactgatttcaatatttttatcccTTTTTTCGTTTAGATATTATATTTgagtgtattttttttttaatttttttttatctagaTACCAAATTTTATTGcccttttttctctttttttttttctattagtagaattttattaagtaataataacttggggtttatatattttagtaaattctCGTCAGTTAGAGTAAGTATAAAAGAGTTTCAAAACTCTAGTTTTGTCATTCagacttttaataataatatttcggACTTTCAGAAACTTGGTGTTCCTCTATCTTTTCAGCCTTTCATGATTTTGTTGGTCagtataaataaaagatttataaATACTATAAAATTCTCTATACTGATACTATATAGAGAGCATGggacaataatttattatttagtcaCTGGCACATTTTTTAACTTGTGAGTATGTAATCACTTGCCAACATGTACACGTTCTTATGGAAACTagcatatttataatttattcattaattaattagtaatgaAGTGCATACTTTACCTCTATATCACTTGTACCAAtcgtaattaaattaaaataataatttttatagctacatattcataaaataaaagtagttTGGtcttaatattataactatagagaaattttactataatacaaataaaatctacTTCAGACATACTATTCAATAGTTGTAAAGAAAGATTATTCCTACAAAGGCCTCCACCCATCTCTCCGTGGCAGAGGAATGACTCTTTACCACCTAGCCAAATGGTTTAGGTGGTATATGATCATAACAATTGATAGAATATTTGTTATGAACTCAAAATGAATTTGGAAATAGCCACTCAGCCTTTGCCTAAGTGGTTAGAACTCAAGCTCTCACTCCGTATAGTAATATGGGGACTTAattgctttttaaaatttgagtgGAGATTGGTCTTTGCAGAGTAAACATCCCTCGATTATTAGTAGAGTTAAAATTTAGGTAGTGtttcatataatattaagtAGACATCCCTCGATTATTAGTAGGGTTAAAATTTAAGCAGTGTTTCATATGATATTAATGTAGATATCTCTCGATTATTAGTAGAGTTAAAATATAAGCAATGTTTCATATGATATTAATGTACTATTGTTCCagtaataatttgatttgtaaatataaattacactctcatgtaatatgagttgtaatattgaataatattcatataatcaaaaaatgaatttggaaATATCTAGAACAATTTTAACGATCTTATGAAAACTATACTTACAAGAAGTTTTCAATGAAAGGCTAAGTGGAAAACAGTACATATTTGTCATTGCGTAATGTAATATTATCAGTGTGAATTATCTCAGTTGTGAAATGAGTGGAAGAATTCAATCATCAGGTGTGCTAGGCTGCAGCATATATGGTAACATAATCTAACAAAAGAAggatttagaaaaaataaaataaaataaaataataaagttgggataaaacttatttcatttctaaaatccgttgagaaaagaaaactttttCCTTTCGGAGCCACGTCCCACGCGAGCGGCGAGATCACAAAATTGGTTGGTTCATTCCGTGCTCCCAGAAAAAGACCAAAAAATTGATGACAGATCACTTTCTCCTGCCTCACTTATCGCGTTCCATTTGCGTATTTCCCTTGAATTTATCTAGAAAAGAACTAGCGTCACGTTAAAAACACACTTCTGTGGCTGCCTCATTTTCACTTCATTTAACGGcattttcaaatattcttCTCATCTCTGTATTGCAACGACCTGGCCCTTGGTACTTTCGTTTCTCACCAAAATCACTCGCTCGCTCCGTCTTATCAACCATGGATTTGATTAATCCGAATTGCATAAACTCACTCGTTTTCTCTACAAACAAGCATCGCCAAACGAACAAGTGCAGAAATGTATTTTCCACCTCCAAGGAATCTTCGTTTCGGTTATCAACGGCGCCACAGAGAAGCGAGAGATTCTCAACTTCAATCTCGGCGAGTGATGCTTCAGTTAACGGTGTA encodes:
- the LOC102610707 gene encoding replication protein A 32 kDa subunit A, whose translation is MFSSSQFDASNAFSGGGFMPSQPPQSADYPSSTARSRDSQGLVPVTVKMISEASHSGDDKSNFMINGLEITNVTLVGLVYNKEERASDVNFTLDDGTGRVVCKRWASEVFDTREMEAIQDGMYVRLIGNLKSFQGKKQIVAFSVRPVTNFDEVTCHYIECIYFHLQNSKSQVQGFPSSQPQMVDSSLNTSARTGLSGYQTAPTNLSSQFGVDGLKDCDQMILDYLQQPSSSERERGVHVNELSEQLKIPQKKIMDSIASLENEGLIYSTIDEFHYKFARG